A genome region from Brienomyrus brachyistius isolate T26 chromosome 23, BBRACH_0.4, whole genome shotgun sequence includes the following:
- the LOC125718647 gene encoding cortexin-3-like, producing the protein MAEDFLSSTLSASERAALPAPSSLTLEQKAAFIFVLLLFVFLGLLIVRCFRILLDPYRSMPSSTWTDYMEKDTFDYRIA; encoded by the coding sequence ATGGCGGAGGACTTCCTGAGCAGCACCCTGTCGGCGTCAGAGCGGGCGGCCCTGCCTGCGCCCTCCTCCCTGACGCTGGAGCAGAAGGCGGCCTTCATCTTTGTCCTGCTGCTCTTCGTCTTCCTTGGCCTGCTGATCGTGCGCTGCTTCCGCATCCTGCTGGACCCCTACCGCAGCATGCCGTCCTCCACGTGGACCGACTACATGGAGAAGGACACTTTCGACTATCGCATCGCCTGA
- the LOC125718631 gene encoding GA-binding protein subunit beta-1-like has product MSLVDLGKRLLEAARKGQDDEVRSLMANGAPFTTDWLGTSPLHLAAQYGHYSTAEVLLRAGVSRDARTKVDRTPLHMAAAEGHSVIVDLLVRSGADINAKDMLKMTALHWAAEHQHRDVAELLVKYGADVHALSKFDKTPFDIAADHQDSDLMVLLQEGMQNQVNMNPEQTPQFIISSSSAAGVVNLADLISTTAKSTSGECVSTTSVLATLAALAEASGPMANSNRPGDSEELIAADSVNSAIQHMVGDGGQRVITIVTDQHGNLQTGGLGQQFFVTMQHGQQMVAVPAGQITEEVVEEEPQALPSRKRKLEASTNHTEQDMEPVEKHSRELLQRQLLEANRKAQEYRQQLLKKEQEAEQYRLRLEAIAHSQTNGTTTTVLEESGTEGELMQEAEEAMAGEEVVVLPEGAIIIKAEDLDAPEEQVTLVETVESTPAHAEVTS; this is encoded by the exons ATGTCACTGGTGGACCTTGGGAAGCGACTTCTGGAAGCCGCTCGGAAGGGGCAGGATGACGAGGTCAGGTCGCTCATGGCCAACGGAGCCCCCTTCACCACGGACTGG CTGGGGACGTCACCTTTGCATCTGGCCGCTCAGTACGGACACTATTCCACAGCGGAAGTACTGCTCAGGGCCGGCGTCAGCAGAGACGCCCGAACCAAAGTGGACAGGACCCCCCTGCACATGGCAGCCGCGGAAGGCCACTCTGTCATAGTGGACCTGCTCGTCCGG AGCGGGGCCGACATCAAcgccaaagacatgctgaagaTGACGGCGCTGCACTGGGCCGCGGAGCACCAGCACCGCGACGTCGCCGAGCTGCTGGTCAAGTACGGCGCCGACGTTCACGCCCTTAGCAAGTTCGACAAGACCCCCTTTGACATAGCGGCTGACCACCAGGACAGCGACCTCATGGTCCTACTGCAG GAGGGCATGCAGAACCAAGTCAACATGAATCCTGAGCAGACGCCTCAGTTCATCATCTCGTCCTCGTCGGCTGCCGGAGTGGTGAACCTTGCCGACCTCATCTCCACCACCGCCAAGTCTACCTCAG GAGAATGTGTCTCCACCACCTCAGTCCTCGCCACCCTTGCTGCCCTGGCAGAAGCTTCTGGGCCCATGGCCAACTCTAACAGACCAG GTGACTCAGAAGAGCTGATCGCAGCCGACTCGGTGAACTCGGCCATCCAGCACATGGTGGGTGATGGGGGCCAGAGGGTGATCACCATCGTTACGGACCAGCATGGCAACCTGCAAACAGGAGGGCTCGGACAGCAGTTCTTCGTTACTATGCAGCACGGGCAGCAGA TGGTAGCAGTACCAGCAGGACAGATCACTGAAGAAGTGGTCGAGGAAGAGCCCCAGGCACTCCCATCCCGCAAGAGGAAGCTGGAGGCTTCGACCAATCACACGGAGCAAGACATG GAGCCGGTGGAGAAGCACAGCCGCGAGCTTCTGCAGCGGCAGCTTCTGGAGGCCAACCGTAAGGCTCAGGAGTACCGGCAGCAGCTGCTGAAGAAGGAGCAGGAGGCAGAGCAGTATCGCCTGCGACTAGAGGCCATCGCCCACAGCCAGACCAACGGCACTACCACCACCGTGCTCGAGGAGTCGGGGACCGAGGGCGAGCTGATGCAGGAGGCCGAGGAGGCCATGGCAGGAGAGGAGGTGGTGGTCCTCCCAGAGGGCGCCATCATCATCAAGGCGGAGGACCTGGACGCGCCCGAGGAGCAGGTGACGCTGGTGGAGACGGTGGAGTCCACGCCCGCCCACGCCGAAGTCACTTCATAG
- the mllt11 gene encoding protein AF1q yields the protein MVKVLEDANNQYDSFLFWRQPIPELDLSELEGLGLIDSSSMKDSKHGKKSSQKKVQEWEEDEEAELSEYNSFNYWREPIASIDLLDFNLLL from the exons ATG GTTAAAGTGCTGGAGGACGCAAACAACCAGTATGACTCCTTCCTGTTCTGGAGGCAGCCAATCCCAGAACTGGATCTGTCAGAGCTAGAGGGCCTTGGCTTGATTGACAGCTCATCAATGAAGGATAGCAAGCATGGCAAAAAGAGCTCTCAGAAGAAGGTCCAGGAGtgggaggaggacgaggaggcgGAGCTTTCCGAGTACAACAGCTTCAACTACTGGCGGGAGCCAATAGCCAGCATCGATTTGCTGGACTTCAACCTGCTGCTGTGa
- the LOC125719099 gene encoding CDC42 small effector protein 1-like, producing the protein MSEFWHKMGCCVVAKPPPKKRRRKIDRSMIGEPMNFVHLTHIGSGEMAEGLAPSGPIQEQMRSKGRSANGRGAFL; encoded by the exons ATGAGCGAATTTTGGCACAAGATGGGCTGCTGTGTGGTGGCCAAGCCCCCTCCG AaaaagagaaggaggaagatcGACCGCAGCATGATCGGGGAACCAATGAACTTCGTACACCTGACGCATATCGGCTCAGGGGAGATGGCAGAAGGACTGGCCCCG tcTGGCCCTATTCAGGAGCAGATGAGGTCAAAGGGACGCAGTGCCAATGGGCGGGGTGCTTTCCTATAG